GTGTTGTTGTCGATCGTGTAGAGGCCGATCAGGCTCACGGTGATGATGAGCGGCGCCAGCACACTGAATTTCAGGCGGAGGATCTGAACGAAGATCCCGATCAGCGGCAGACTCAGGATCAATAGGACGATGTTGCCGATGTACATCGACGCGATGACGCCCCAGAAGACGTCGGGGTGCTCGTCCACCAGCTGCGGTCCGGGAGTGATGCCATGGACCAGCAGCACGCTGAACAGCAGCGACACCGTCACATTGAAGGGGATGCCCAGACTCAGTAGCGGTACGAATGCCGAGGTCGACGAGGCGTTGTTCGACGTCTCCGGACCGGCGACGCCTTGGATGGCGCCCTTGCCGAAGGTCGCCGGGTGCTTCGCGACGCGACGTTCGACGCCGTAACTGACCAGCGAGGAGACGAGACCACCGCCGCCGGGCACCAGCCCGACGAGAGTGCCGATGATCGACCCTCGGGCGATCGGCCCACGACTCGCCTTGAGATCGCCCCGGGTGGGCCACACGCGACCGATCCTCGTGGTCTGCAGGGTGCCCTGGCTCGTTCCCGGCCGCAGGTTGTAGAGCACCTCGCCGATACCGAAGAGACCCAACACGATGGCCACGACGTCGAAACCCTCGACGAGCTGCAGTGAATCACCCGCGAAGCGAACGGCACCGGACACCGGGTCGAGGCCGACGGTGGCCAGGAACAGCCCGACCCCCGTGCCCACCATGGCCTTGGCGAAGGAGCCGCTGCCGATATAGGCGATCAAGAGCAGTCCGAGTGCCGCCAGGGCCGCGTATTCGGGCGGGCCGAGTTGCAATGCCAAGTCGGCGAGAGCGGGTGCGAAGAAGGTCAGGCCGATCAGGGCGACCGTCGCGCCGATGAACGAACCGATCGCGGAGATCCCCAGCGCCGGGCCCGCCCGTCCCCGGCGGGCCATCTCGTAGCCGTCGATCGCGGTGACGACGGAGGCCGCCTCGCCGGGGAGCCGCAGCAGCACCGACGTGACGGTGCCGCCGTACATGACGCCTGCGTAGACGCCAGCCAGCAGGATGATGGCCGTCTCGGGGGACATGCTGTAGGTGAAGGGGATCAGCAGCGAGATCGTCGTGATGGGCCCCAGCCCGGGTAGGACGCCGACGATGATGCCCAGGACGGCGCCGAAGAGCACCGCGAGCAGGTTGCCAGGCTCCAGGGCGACGGCGAAGCCCTGCAGAATCGCGTCGGTCATGACATCGCCTCCTTCACGGGATCACGGTCAGCGGGGCGGGGAACGGCGTGGCGATCAGCACGCCGAAGAGCAGGTAGAGCAATGTGGCGCCCAGCACCGTCCAGAGGGCCACCGAAGGCCAGGGCATCTCGCCGAGCAGTCGGGTCCACAGCGCGAAGACGACCACGAGCGCGACGATCACGCTGACGAAGCTGAACAACAGCACGAACAGGATTGCCAGTCCGAGGCCGATGGCGGGTCTCATCGAGCCGTTCAGTGCGGTGGCGCGAGCCCCGAGGATCGTCTGGACCACCGTGCCGAGCCCGGCCGCCGTGGCCAGCGATGCCGCTGCCAACGGCCACAGTCCCGGGCCGGGAGCGGAGAGCGATCCGATGCCCGCGTGCAGGGCCAAGAGCATCCCCAGCACTCCGACCAGGGTGATGCCGAGATGGACGGCAAGCGATGCCGTCCGTCCGAGTCTGCGGGCCGCCGGTTCGGACGGCGGTTCGGCGCCTGCTGGGTCGGGGCCCGACCCTCGGGCGTGGTCAGAGGAGTCCGGCCGCACGAAGCACCTCCCCGTTGTCCCGGTATTCGGCGGCGATGTCGGCCGCGTAGTCGGCGGAGTCACCGAATCGGGGGACGGCGCCGCTGAGTTCGATCTGTTCGCGCACCGCAGGGTCTTCGAGGGCGGTGCCGATCGCCTGGGCGATCTCGGCGGCCACCTCGTCGGGGATGTCCTTGGGGGCGATGAAACCCGAGGTGATGTCGGTGGCGATGTCGTAGCCGGACTCGCGCAGGGTGGGGACGTCCTCGTAACCGGTTCCCTTCACACTGCCCAGATTGGCCAGGATCCGTAGATCACCGGATTGCACCGATGCAGCGAATCCGGCCGGTGAGCCTGCGGCCGCCTCGACGTTGCCGCCGAGAACCGCGGTGACGGACTCGGCGCTGCTCTCGAAGGGGACCTGGGTGGTCTCCACGTCGGCGGCGATGTCGAGTTTCTCCATGGCCAGATTCGCGGGATTCCCCGCGCCGGTCGAGGCGTATCGCACCGATCCGGGCGTGGCGCGGACGTCGTCGAGCAGATCGTCCAGGGTGTTCCACGGCGAATCGGCGGGGACGGCGAGCACGATGGGGGCGACGGCGATCCGGGCGATCGGTGTGACGTCGTCGTAGGAGTAGATCGTGCGGCCGTAGTGCGGTTGGACGGTGACGGGGCCGCCCGCGATGAACCCGAGCGTGTGGCCGTCCGGCGAGGCGGCGACCACCCGGGTCGTTCCGATGGTGCCGGCGCCGCCGGGTTGGTTGAGCACGACCAGTGGTTCCGAGCCGAGCTCGTCACCGACCGGTTGAGTGAGCGCTCGGATCATTTGGTCGGTGCCGCCGCCTGCCTCGTAGGGCACCACGACCTCGATCGGGCCTGCGGGGAACGAGGCGGGGTCGACGGGGATGGAGCCGTTGATGCCACCGGGTCCGATGGCGCACGCGGTGGTGGTGAGGGTCGCGGCGAGCACGGCGGCCAGGCTGGTGCGGAGGCGCGGTCTGCGGTGTCTTCGGCGCCTGTCGGACATGCGAACTCCGTTGTTCGGCCGTGGGGTGGGCGGGGGCTGTTGCGCGGCGGTCAGCTGTAGCGCTTGCGGAACAGCGGTCGCAGTTCGGAGATCGGTGCGCCGCTGAGGATCAAGGAGGTCATGCGTTCCTCTGCTGCGGCGATCTTCTCGACCTCGGTGATGACGTGCTCGACGTGCTCGTAGGGCACCACGCAGACCCCGGAGTCATCGGCGACCATCAGGTCGCCGGGGTTGACGCGGACGTCGTGCAGGGTGACCGGTCCGTTCATCTCGATCGCTTCGATGCGGAACTTGCCGGTGATCGGGGTGACCCCGCAACTCCACACCGGGTAGCCGCTGGCGCGGATGGTGTTCGCGTCGCGCACCGCGCCGTAGACGATGCTGCCCGCCAGGCCGACGGTCTTGGCGACGGCGCACGACTGGCCGCCCATGTTGGAGATGGAGAGGTCGCCGCCGGTGTCGGTGACCAGTACATCGCCGGGTTCGGCGAGGTAGTAGATGTCGCGGGTGGACATCCTGATGGGTTCCTTGTCGACGTAGCCCTGGGTGGGGGTCTTACGTTCCAGGATGTTGCGGATGGTGATGGCCGGGCCGACACATTTCTGGCCGGTGGACAGGGGCCGCAGGTAGGAGGCGGGCACGGCGCCGTCGATGCCGAGGGAGTCCAGGACGTCGGAGACGGAGGTCGTGAGGTCGTCGATCGCCAGGTATCGCTTGACGATGTCGGGGGACAGCCGGGGGAATTTGATCTTCTTGATCCGGTTGCGGTCCACGAGTCCCCAGATGCGACCTGCGGCGAGGTATTCGTCGTACTCGGCTTCCACGTTGTCCGTCATGTGGGCGGGCCATCCTTCGTCGGCGGTCCGATGTCTTGGCAGATATCGGGATTTCGTCAAGTAGGCGAAGGCTAAGCGCGCGGCACTTATCAGACAAGAATCAATTTCCCAATTGATCTATTGGTGAAGACTATTTATCTGGTGAGGTTGAGGCCTCGAGTGCGCCGTTCACCCCCGAGTGCGTCGGCGAAAATCGATCGCAGCGCCGAGACGCGGTGACCTAGGCTCCCGCTGTGCTGCCGGTCGTGTGGCTGTGGGGGACCTCGGGGGTCGGGAAGTCCACCGTCGGTCATCTGTTGGCCGCGCGTTTAGCGGCTCACGGCGTCGATGCCGCGTTCGTCGACGCTGATCAACTGCGGTTGGCGGCCGGGATCGCCGCCTCCGAGTCGGAGCTGATCGGAGTCGGTCTGCGCGCCCTGTCGCCCGGATACCGGCGAGCGGGCGCGCGGGTTTTGGTCGTCGCGGGCCTCCTCGACGACCATGCCCGACTTCCGCGACTGCTCCCGAACCCCGCCGTAGACCGGCTTCTGGTGTGCCTGCTGTCCGCCCGGGCGGAGGTACTCCGCGAACGCATTCTTCGTCGGGGCTGGCTCGTCGAGTCGGCCGAACAGGCCATCGCGGACGCCGCGCGGATCGATGCCGTCGCAGCGGATATCCGGGTCGACACCAGCACACTCACGGCCGACGAGGTGGCGACCCGGCTGCTGCCCCGGGTGGTGGCGCACGCGGTGCGGGCAGGCACCCCTCCCGGAGCGCTCGCCGGGGAACGCGGGGAGACTCCCGGAACGGATCGGGTCCTCCTGCTGACCGGCGCGGGAGGAGTGGGTGCGTCGACCGTCGGATTCCAGGTGTTCCTGCAGCTGGCAGGCGGCGGGCACCGCGCGGGCTATCTGGATGCCCACCAGTTGGGGTTCCTCGGTGACGACCCGCGCGGGGCTCGCCTTCCAGGGCTGCGCCTTCGCAACACCGAGGCCATGGTCGGGGTGCTCGCCGAGCACGGCGCCGCAACCGTCGTCGTCACCGCCGATCTCGATCTGGCCGAGCGCCTCGGGGACGAACTGGGCCGCAGCGGGACCCGCGTCGACACCGGCCTGCTGTCAGCCGGCCCACACACCCTGGCCGCACGCATCCGCAGGCGGGCCGACGGCGCGGGGCCGCCGCTGGCGGGCGACCATCGCCGGGGCCTGGTGGGACGCGCGCTGGAGGAATCGATCTCGCGCAGCGTGCGGGAAGCCGCAGGCCTCGAGACGTTCCGAGGCGCGGCGCACCGGGTGTCCACCGACGGCGTCGAGCCGATCGGGGTCGCGACCTCGATCCTGGCCATCGTGGGATGCGCCCCGGACGTCGTCTGAGCACAGGTCGGAATGGGGCCGCTCGGGCCCGAGTGTCTCAGTCGCCCTGCGACCACGACGCGACCGGCAGGGACAGGTAGACGCCCACGTCGTCGAGCCC
This Actinoalloteichus hymeniacidonis DNA region includes the following protein-coding sequences:
- a CDS encoding tripartite tricarboxylate transporter permease, yielding MTDAILQGFAVALEPGNLLAVLFGAVLGIIVGVLPGLGPITTISLLIPFTYSMSPETAIILLAGVYAGVMYGGTVTSVLLRLPGEAASVVTAIDGYEMARRGRAGPALGISAIGSFIGATVALIGLTFFAPALADLALQLGPPEYAALAALGLLLIAYIGSGSFAKAMVGTGVGLFLATVGLDPVSGAVRFAGDSLQLVEGFDVVAIVLGLFGIGEVLYNLRPGTSQGTLQTTRIGRVWPTRGDLKASRGPIARGSIIGTLVGLVPGGGGLVSSLVSYGVERRVAKHPATFGKGAIQGVAGPETSNNASSTSAFVPLLSLGIPFNVTVSLLFSVLLVHGITPGPQLVDEHPDVFWGVIASMYIGNIVLLILSLPLIGIFVQILRLKFSVLAPLIITVSLIGLYTIDNNTWSMWVAISFGVVGYFMRLWGFPLGPMVLAFILGEILETALRQSLILSDGGFGIFVTRPGSLTILLVALAMIGFSVVGAVRRRRSRRATAGEEQRATQSG
- a CDS encoding tripartite tricarboxylate transporter TctB family protein; this encodes MRPDSSDHARGSGPDPAGAEPPSEPAARRLGRTASLAVHLGITLVGVLGMLLALHAGIGSLSAPGPGLWPLAAASLATAAGLGTVVQTILGARATALNGSMRPAIGLGLAILFVLLFSFVSVIVALVVVFALWTRLLGEMPWPSVALWTVLGATLLYLLFGVLIATPFPAPLTVIP
- a CDS encoding tripartite tricarboxylate transporter substrate binding protein translates to MSDRRRRHRRPRLRTSLAAVLAATLTTTACAIGPGGINGSIPVDPASFPAGPIEVVVPYEAGGGTDQMIRALTQPVGDELGSEPLVVLNQPGGAGTIGTTRVVAASPDGHTLGFIAGGPVTVQPHYGRTIYSYDDVTPIARIAVAPIVLAVPADSPWNTLDDLLDDVRATPGSVRYASTGAGNPANLAMEKLDIAADVETTQVPFESSAESVTAVLGGNVEAAAGSPAGFAASVQSGDLRILANLGSVKGTGYEDVPTLRESGYDIATDITSGFIAPKDIPDEVAAEIAQAIGTALEDPAVREQIELSGAVPRFGDSADYAADIAAEYRDNGEVLRAAGLL
- a CDS encoding RraA family protein yields the protein MTDNVEAEYDEYLAAGRIWGLVDRNRIKKIKFPRLSPDIVKRYLAIDDLTTSVSDVLDSLGIDGAVPASYLRPLSTGQKCVGPAITIRNILERKTPTQGYVDKEPIRMSTRDIYYLAEPGDVLVTDTGGDLSISNMGGQSCAVAKTVGLAGSIVYGAVRDANTIRASGYPVWSCGVTPITGKFRIEAIEMNGPVTLHDVRVNPGDLMVADDSGVCVVPYEHVEHVITEVEKIAAAEERMTSLILSGAPISELRPLFRKRYS
- a CDS encoding adenylyl-sulfate kinase, with protein sequence MLPVVWLWGTSGVGKSTVGHLLAARLAAHGVDAAFVDADQLRLAAGIAASESELIGVGLRALSPGYRRAGARVLVVAGLLDDHARLPRLLPNPAVDRLLVCLLSARAEVLRERILRRGWLVESAEQAIADAARIDAVAADIRVDTSTLTADEVATRLLPRVVAHAVRAGTPPGALAGERGETPGTDRVLLLTGAGGVGASTVGFQVFLQLAGGGHRAGYLDAHQLGFLGDDPRGARLPGLRLRNTEAMVGVLAEHGAATVVVTADLDLAERLGDELGRSGTRVDTGLLSAGPHTLAARIRRRADGAGPPLAGDHRRGLVGRALEESISRSVREAAGLETFRGAAHRVSTDGVEPIGVATSILAIVGCAPDVV